One segment of Bdellovibrionota bacterium DNA contains the following:
- a CDS encoding type II toxin-antitoxin system VapC family toxin — protein MEARTFVIYLDTHVIVWLYSGEVDRIPAKARHEMERNNLLASPVCALEVQYLFELGRIRASSRQILTDLEARIGLEICGLAFDRVIAHALEESWTRDPFDRIIVGQARVQNAGLVTKDDEIHRHYRGTVWE, from the coding sequence GTGGAAGCCCGAACGTTCGTGATCTATCTCGATACGCACGTGATTGTGTGGCTCTATTCGGGCGAGGTGGATCGCATCCCCGCCAAGGCTCGGCACGAGATGGAAAGGAACAATCTTCTCGCCTCTCCCGTCTGCGCCCTCGAAGTTCAGTACCTGTTTGAACTGGGAAGAATCCGGGCTTCTTCACGCCAGATTCTCACCGATCTCGAAGCTCGAATCGGATTGGAGATATGCGGCTTGGCGTTTGATCGGGTGATCGCGCATGCACTCGAGGAATCGTGGACCCGCGACCCGTTTGATCGAATCATTGTTGGGCAAGCGCGCGTTCAAAACGCGGGGTTGGTTACCAAGGACGACGAGATTCACCGGCATTACCGGGGGACGGTTTGGGAGTAA
- a CDS encoding type II toxin-antitoxin system Phd/YefM family antitoxin, producing MKAIAASQLRQNIYRLLDRILQTGIPLEIVRRGKRLRISALEPPSKLASLPKRRIIKGNPEDMVHLDWSGEWKPERS from the coding sequence ATGAAGGCTATTGCGGCTTCACAGTTGCGCCAGAATATTTACCGGCTCCTCGATCGCATATTGCAGACAGGCATTCCTTTGGAGATCGTTCGGCGGGGCAAGCGTCTTCGGATTTCCGCTTTGGAACCCCCAAGCAAGCTTGCGAGCCTTCCGAAAAGGAGAATCATCAAGGGAAACCCAGAGGATATGGTGCATCTGGATTGGTCCGGCGAGTGGAAGCCCGAACGTTCGTGA